One part of the Phormidium ambiguum IAM M-71 genome encodes these proteins:
- a CDS encoding class I SAM-dependent methyltransferase, giving the protein MTTNPLSDRKIIDSWHKNARPWTSAVRQGHILSRKLVTDRAIVDAVVERYPKNVLDLGCGEGWLARALSAKGIEVLGVDVVPELIEQARSALGSRFELLSYEEIAAGKLNQKFDAVVSNFALLGNESVVGLFAKMRSRSVPEAYRYSIQRDILSFKPFIH; this is encoded by the coding sequence ATGACCACTAACCCACTGAGCGATCGCAAAATCATCGACTCCTGGCACAAAAATGCACGCCCTTGGACGAGCGCAGTTCGCCAAGGACACATACTGAGTCGTAAGCTAGTCACGGATCGTGCGATCGTTGATGCTGTAGTTGAACGATATCCCAAAAACGTCCTGGATCTGGGATGTGGCGAGGGATGGTTGGCGCGTGCGTTATCAGCGAAAGGGATTGAAGTTCTGGGAGTCGATGTTGTACCCGAATTAATCGAACAAGCGCGATCGGCTCTCGGCAGTCGATTCGAGTTACTATCCTATGAGGAGATAGCCGCTGGGAAGCTCAACCAGAAATTTGATGCTGTAGTCTCGAACTTCGCGCTACTTGGTAATGAGTCTGTAGTGGGTTTGTTCGCCAAAATGCGTTCGCGAAGCGTGCCGGAGGCATATCGCTACTCAATCCAGAGGGATATTTTATCGTTCAAACCATTCATCCACTAA